A single genomic interval of Sinorhizobium garamanticum harbors:
- a CDS encoding DNA -binding domain-containing protein, with translation MPDFLNEPPQSPVLTAYDREHMKLYLRLLDAATDGASWREAVSILFGLDPDREPERARRVHDTHLARARWMTEHGYRQLVREGR, from the coding sequence ATGCCCGATTTTTTGAACGAACCACCACAGAGCCCGGTCCTCACTGCCTATGACCGGGAACATATGAAGCTCTACCTGCGCTTGCTCGATGCCGCGACCGATGGCGCCAGTTGGCGCGAAGCCGTTTCCATCCTGTTCGGGCTCGACCCCGACCGCGAACCCGAACGCGCACGGCGCGTCCACGACACGCATCTCGCGCGGGCCCGCTGGATGACGGAGCACGGCTACCGTCAACTTGTCCGAGAAGGACGCTAA
- a CDS encoding helix-turn-helix domain-containing protein, which translates to MITARQSRAARALLGWTQETLADKAQVSLTALKRLESESGLAVYESTRDQVRRAFESNNIVFLSSEQGEGVMLVRGKTERRG; encoded by the coding sequence ATGATCACCGCCCGACAGTCGCGGGCCGCACGCGCGTTGCTCGGATGGACGCAGGAGACGCTCGCTGACAAGGCCCAGGTATCGCTGACCGCGTTGAAGCGCCTCGAGTCCGAAAGCGGCCTCGCGGTGTATGAGAGCACGCGCGATCAAGTCCGCCGCGCCTTCGAAAGCAATAACATCGTCTTCCTCTCATCCGAACAGGGTGAGGGAGTGATGCTTGTTCGTGGGAAAACCGAACGTCGCGGTTAA
- a CDS encoding DUF736 domain-containing protein, which translates to MATIGTFKKSGNEFVGEIVTLSVQAKNVRIVPEMDQASENAPSHRVFVGRAEIGAAWAKRSNEGRDYLGLKLDDPSFTAPIYANLFDDEDGKGYSLIWSRPAPRNRD; encoded by the coding sequence ATGGCGACTATCGGCACCTTCAAGAAGTCCGGCAACGAATTCGTCGGCGAGATCGTCACCCTCTCGGTCCAGGCCAAGAACGTCCGCATCGTCCCCGAGATGGACCAGGCCAGCGAGAACGCCCCCAGCCACCGGGTCTTCGTCGGCCGCGCCGAGATCGGCGCCGCCTGGGCCAAGCGCTCGAACGAAGGCCGCGACTATCTCGGCCTCAAGCTCGACGATCCGAGCTTCACCGCCCCGATCTACGCCAACCTCTTCGACGACGAGGACGGCAAGGGCTACTCCCTCATCTGGTCCCGCCCGGCCCCACGCAACCGGGACTGA
- a CDS encoding ABC transporter permease subunit: protein MAPTDVMASSSPSRLLTRRLLPFVPALSRATTLTAVLILVGLLPWLSGRDPALSILRARSGEQEATPEALAAIRRQLGLDLGPIEKLRTWLLGLLEGDAGTSWISGAPVLPGMLNAAQVSLTLMACAMLVAATTAALLCSPTMHQGLRGNLGRSSGAAGAALTALPEFLLSSILLVVFAAWLKWFPPYGWRGPVYAVLPALALGLPAGGLLGRLFSDGLSATFSERWVATWSVAGFPRWRIALAVFRRTLPSLMPQVGMVMVGLTGGAIAVEQVFSIPGLGRATLGAASAQDLPALQTGILILLAIAVFLGSMANIGRALLLGRALELGALPVPRADSSAYRPSWVVPAVVGAMLLVLIAAGLGRDPFTSAFVRLQPPSLALPLGADGIGRDILARVGHGALSTIGMALVVVFLSLTLGLAVGMAPRLAAGPIEITKGTPPIIAGLVVAGIIGPSASGAMIAVTAVAWAPLAAHTAALVSEVMAQPHVRITPILGVGRMRLMSRYVLPAVAGPVFRHAMLRLPGTALALAALGFLGLGPRPPSPEWGLVLAEGMPYLERAPWAVLIPTLALVLLSVLAVSLSGFVGTFRRRRTTR from the coding sequence ATGGCGCCAACCGATGTCATGGCCTCGTCCTCGCCGTCGCGCCTGCTGACGAGACGGTTGCTGCCCTTCGTTCCAGCCCTTTCACGGGCAACGACGCTCACCGCCGTTCTCATCCTCGTCGGATTGCTGCCCTGGCTTTCGGGGCGCGATCCGGCGCTCAGCATCCTGCGCGCCCGCTCCGGCGAACAGGAGGCAACGCCAGAGGCGCTCGCGGCGATCAGGAGACAGCTCGGCCTCGACCTCGGCCCTATCGAGAAACTCAGGACCTGGCTCCTCGGTCTGCTCGAGGGTGACGCGGGGACGTCCTGGATTTCGGGCGCTCCTGTTCTGCCGGGAATGCTGAATGCTGCGCAGGTCTCGCTGACGCTGATGGCATGCGCGATGCTGGTCGCGGCGACCACTGCGGCGCTTCTTTGTTCTCCGACAATGCACCAAGGTCTCCGCGGCAATCTCGGCCGCTCTTCAGGCGCCGCGGGAGCGGCCCTCACGGCATTACCCGAGTTCCTGCTCTCCTCGATCCTGCTTGTCGTCTTTGCCGCCTGGCTCAAATGGTTTCCACCCTATGGCTGGCGCGGCCCGGTTTACGCCGTGCTTCCAGCGCTTGCGCTTGGGTTGCCGGCCGGCGGCTTGCTCGGACGCCTCTTCAGCGATGGATTGTCGGCGACGTTTTCCGAGCGATGGGTCGCGACCTGGAGCGTCGCAGGCTTCCCTCGCTGGAGGATCGCACTCGCGGTCTTTCGTCGAACCCTTCCGAGCCTGATGCCGCAGGTGGGAATGGTGATGGTCGGGCTGACGGGCGGCGCGATCGCCGTCGAGCAAGTGTTCTCGATCCCAGGCCTCGGGCGCGCGACGCTCGGCGCTGCGTCGGCGCAGGATTTGCCGGCGCTCCAGACGGGCATTCTCATCCTGCTTGCGATTGCGGTCTTCCTTGGAAGCATGGCCAATATCGGCCGAGCACTGCTGCTCGGCCGCGCGCTCGAGCTTGGCGCATTGCCGGTGCCACGTGCTGACAGCAGCGCATACCGCCCCTCCTGGGTCGTGCCGGCGGTCGTTGGGGCCATGCTTCTCGTGCTGATCGCTGCCGGGCTCGGCCGGGACCCGTTCACCTCCGCTTTCGTGCGCCTGCAGCCGCCAAGCCTTGCCTTGCCACTCGGCGCCGACGGGATCGGTCGCGACATTCTTGCACGCGTCGGCCACGGAGCGCTTTCGACGATCGGTATGGCGCTGGTCGTCGTCTTCCTGTCACTGACCCTGGGGCTGGCTGTCGGCATGGCGCCACGCCTCGCCGCCGGTCCGATCGAAATCACAAAGGGCACGCCGCCTATCATCGCCGGCCTCGTCGTGGCGGGGATCATAGGACCGAGCGCGAGCGGCGCCATGATCGCGGTCACCGCTGTCGCTTGGGCACCGCTCGCGGCCCATACTGCCGCTCTCGTCTCCGAGGTAATGGCGCAGCCACATGTCAGGATCACGCCAATCCTGGGTGTGGGCCGTATGCGCCTAATGAGCCGATATGTCCTGCCGGCTGTCGCCGGTCCCGTGTTCCGGCACGCGATGCTTCGCCTGCCGGGTACGGCTCTCGCCCTTGCGGCTCTCGGATTCCTGGGGCTTGGCCCCCGTCCGCCCTCGCCGGAATGGGGCCTCGTGCTCGCCGAGGGGATGCCCTACCTTGAGCGCGCGCCTTGGGCCGTTCTGATACCGACGCTGGCTCTCGTGCTCCTGTCCGTACTGGCGGTATCGTTGTCTGGTTTCGTCGGTACCTTCCGACGCCGCCGTACAACGCGGTAA
- a CDS encoding ABC transporter substrate-binding protein codes for MKSRTITLSLPVILATSVLLAACSDDDKVAGTSAPQSDARVRVAMLQPPRSGLTPLSDDAFKLSRWSTAETLIRLDALGDPQPFLATEWKQIDPKTWRFVIRKGVKFHDGTDLTVERVVQALTAATKAAPKPRILDGIAMTVEADGENAIIVRTANEDALIPNRLSSPQLAILAARAYGPDGRVIPIEAGTGPFVLKEIKGTESARLDRFENYWGEKAKLAGIDADYVPDGTARAAALRTGAADVVEAVPVSQVALLDPALVHEVPMPRTNTLYLNTKSGPLTDPGLRAAIREAIDREAIVKTVYEGRADIAAGLLGPALPWAAELRRPIPDRTQVSNPNGVEITLATFSDRAELPEVAVLLEQQLTKAGFKVKQEVRQYAHIEADALAGKFDAFILSRATVLDSGDPVAYMYSDFACAGSFNISQLCNADVDEVLRRAAALSSGPARRQAIIDAESAILATDAAIPMLHERVIQGESKRVTAAERDPRERTLITERTAIASGQQAD; via the coding sequence GTGAAATCCCGCACCATCACGCTATCGCTGCCCGTCATCCTCGCAACCTCCGTCCTGCTCGCCGCGTGTTCCGACGACGACAAGGTCGCAGGAACATCCGCCCCCCAGTCAGATGCACGCGTCCGTGTCGCGATGCTCCAACCGCCCCGCTCCGGTTTGACGCCGCTGTCCGACGATGCCTTCAAGCTGTCCCGCTGGAGCACGGCCGAAACGCTGATCAGGCTTGATGCCTTGGGAGATCCCCAGCCTTTCCTCGCGACCGAATGGAAGCAGATCGATCCCAAGACGTGGCGTTTCGTCATTCGCAAGGGAGTCAAGTTCCACGACGGAACCGACCTTACCGTGGAGCGGGTTGTTCAGGCCCTCACCGCCGCGACCAAGGCGGCGCCTAAGCCGCGCATCCTCGACGGCATCGCCATGACCGTCGAGGCCGACGGCGAGAACGCAATCATCGTGCGCACTGCAAACGAGGATGCTCTGATCCCTAACCGCCTCTCGAGCCCGCAGCTCGCCATTCTCGCAGCGAGAGCGTATGGCCCCGACGGCCGCGTCATCCCAATCGAGGCGGGCACCGGCCCGTTCGTGCTGAAAGAGATCAAGGGAACAGAAAGCGCGAGGCTGGACCGTTTCGAGAATTATTGGGGCGAAAAGGCAAAGCTCGCCGGTATCGATGCCGATTATGTGCCCGATGGAACGGCCCGCGCTGCCGCCCTCAGAACCGGCGCGGCCGATGTCGTCGAGGCGGTTCCGGTCTCGCAGGTGGCCCTTCTCGATCCTGCGCTCGTGCACGAAGTGCCGATGCCGAGAACCAACACGCTTTATCTGAACACCAAGTCCGGCCCGCTCACCGATCCCGGTCTACGGGCCGCCATCCGTGAGGCGATCGACCGCGAAGCGATCGTCAAAACCGTCTACGAGGGCCGCGCGGACATCGCCGCGGGGCTGCTCGGGCCAGCGCTTCCCTGGGCCGCCGAACTGCGCCGTCCGATTCCGGATCGCACGCAGGTGTCGAACCCGAACGGTGTCGAGATCACCCTTGCGACATTCTCCGACCGCGCCGAGCTCCCGGAGGTCGCCGTTCTGCTTGAGCAACAGCTCACCAAGGCAGGGTTCAAGGTGAAACAGGAAGTGCGCCAATATGCGCATATCGAGGCGGATGCGCTCGCCGGAAAGTTCGACGCCTTCATCCTCTCTCGCGCGACCGTTCTCGATTCCGGCGATCCCGTCGCCTACATGTACAGCGATTTTGCCTGTGCCGGATCCTTCAACATCTCCCAACTCTGCAACGCGGACGTTGACGAGGTATTGCGTCGAGCCGCGGCGCTGTCCTCCGGTCCCGCACGCCGCCAGGCCATCATCGATGCAGAGAGTGCGATCCTCGCGACCGATGCTGCCATCCCGATGCTCCACGAGCGCGTCATCCAGGGCGAATCCAAGCGCGTCACCGCGGCTGAACGTGATCCGCGCGAACGGACGCTCATTACCGAACGGACGGCAATCGCATCCGGCCAGCAAGCGGACTAG
- a CDS encoding ABC transporter ATP-binding protein: MQSASPLNDDGSFLSADKLAKSVRLPRHAFWKPAKSKLVMKDICLRLYPGERVGLVGMSGSGKTTLLRSLLAIEEPDAGTILCQRKLVRPSSVAALRWYRKAVQYIPQDPASSLDPAMTVQALVAEPLTRLRVDCDPFERAAKVLEEVGLDRRFLDRRPLELSGGQAQRVAIARALATRPGYLLADEPLSGLDLPIRSQVVDVLRRLCETNGTGLLIVSHDLSVVAKFCQRTLVMDDGEIVEDRPTAELLRDPRHPRTADLINAVRPLPDPGKRRPTVEAGAGHPQ; encoded by the coding sequence ATGCAGAGCGCTTCTCCCCTCAACGATGACGGCTCCTTCCTCTCCGCTGACAAGCTCGCGAAGAGCGTTAGGCTGCCAAGGCACGCCTTCTGGAAGCCGGCAAAAAGCAAGCTGGTGATGAAGGACATTTGCCTTCGGCTTTATCCGGGCGAGCGTGTCGGACTGGTCGGGATGTCGGGATCCGGCAAGACCACGCTCCTGCGCTCGCTGCTCGCGATCGAGGAGCCGGATGCCGGCACCATCCTCTGCCAGCGGAAGCTGGTGCGGCCGAGCTCGGTTGCCGCCTTGCGCTGGTATCGAAAGGCCGTGCAGTACATTCCGCAGGATCCGGCGTCCTCACTCGATCCCGCAATGACAGTCCAGGCGCTCGTCGCCGAACCGCTGACACGGTTGCGGGTTGATTGCGATCCCTTCGAACGCGCTGCGAAGGTTCTCGAGGAGGTCGGCCTCGACCGCCGATTCCTCGACCGGCGCCCGCTTGAACTTTCCGGCGGGCAGGCTCAACGCGTCGCCATCGCCCGAGCCCTTGCAACCCGTCCTGGATATCTGCTCGCCGACGAGCCGCTGAGCGGCCTCGATCTTCCCATCCGGTCTCAGGTCGTGGACGTGCTCAGGCGCCTGTGCGAAACCAACGGGACGGGCCTTCTCATCGTTTCCCATGATCTGTCGGTTGTTGCGAAGTTCTGCCAGCGCACGCTCGTCATGGACGACGGCGAGATCGTTGAAGATCGTCCAACCGCGGAACTGCTCCGCGATCCGAGGCATCCGCGAACCGCGGATCTGATCAACGCCGTTCGCCCATTGCCGGACCCTGGCAAGCGGCGGCCAACGGTCGAAGCGGGAGCAGGACATCCCCAATGA
- a CDS encoding ABC transporter ATP-binding protein: protein MRVLIGTQRVVDGLSFNVFPGERVCLLGASGSGKSLTAGAILGLLPASACAQGSIRVQGREVIDLPAARRPIDVRVGMVFQDSFSALNPLVSIGSQLQEPFRRLHDLSPRAALQAAIELLDAMALPDPGQIVRRSPAELSGGQRQRVCIALALACKTPLLVADEPTTALDVVTQAQVLRVLKESTGRTGTPALLFITHDLCAASELCERAIVIERGTLVESNRVDALIADPQHSFTRELVAAARDGIGLAPRATEPTLAAGA, encoded by the coding sequence TTGCGTGTTCTGATCGGAACTCAGCGCGTCGTCGACGGACTCTCATTCAACGTGTTCCCGGGCGAGCGTGTTTGCCTTCTCGGAGCTTCGGGTTCGGGCAAGTCCCTCACGGCAGGCGCCATCCTCGGGCTTCTTCCAGCCAGCGCATGCGCGCAAGGAAGCATCCGGGTCCAGGGACGCGAAGTTATTGACCTGCCCGCCGCGCGTCGCCCCATCGACGTGCGCGTCGGCATGGTGTTTCAGGACTCCTTTTCGGCACTCAATCCCCTGGTGTCGATCGGCTCTCAGCTCCAGGAGCCATTCCGCCGCCTGCACGATCTCTCGCCACGCGCAGCCCTCCAGGCCGCGATCGAACTTCTGGACGCGATGGCTCTTCCCGATCCAGGCCAGATCGTTCGCCGATCCCCTGCTGAGCTCTCCGGCGGTCAACGCCAAAGGGTCTGCATCGCGCTCGCGCTCGCCTGCAAGACGCCGCTGCTCGTCGCCGACGAACCGACGACCGCGCTCGATGTCGTCACGCAAGCGCAGGTGCTTCGCGTTCTGAAGGAAAGCACTGGGCGCACCGGCACGCCGGCTCTGCTCTTCATCACGCACGACCTTTGTGCGGCCTCAGAGCTCTGCGAGCGCGCGATCGTCATCGAACGGGGCACGCTCGTCGAAAGCAACCGCGTCGATGCGCTTATCGCCGACCCACAGCACAGCTTCACCAGGGAGCTTGTTGCTGCCGCCCGTGACGGCATTGGGCTCGCGCCACGTGCCACCGAACCGACGCTCGCTGCGGGGGCCTGA
- a CDS encoding helix-turn-helix transcriptional regulator, with amino-acid sequence MAPDRVALQSQVNRRQLQTIIAGLGEGIILIDPQDGIVWANESALALHNVSELLELGVSAADYRERFELKYRNNHVLGADQYPVDRLQAGEEFRDVIVELGRTSSGATEDRRRVLQFRGFALPDAKGNPESYVLVIENVTEKISAEDRFERTFAANPAPAIICRLSDLRYVRVNAGFLAMASYSRDDLIGRSAYEFDVLENAEKKDVALASLRDGRTIPQMESTVRLPDGKTKAVIVAGQPIEIGEEKCMLFTFIDMEPRKHMEDALRQSEERFARSFRLTPIPTMLSTRDGLRILDVNDAFKTVLGYEPAEVIGRTSAELPIWVDKAARKHLESEIQASGSLRKVEVQLRTPHDEVLDCLISAETVSIQDEECVLTVIQDITERKRSEEELIAAIEAVMQDTSWFSRTIIEKLALLRRPGSSGKPEASLSDLTPRELEVLGLMCQGLTNAAIVKKLGVTQNTVRNHIARIYVKIDVHDRAGAVVWARERGFTGNHKPGPVRPGPR; translated from the coding sequence ATGGCGCCAGATCGAGTCGCGTTGCAAAGCCAGGTCAATCGGCGTCAGCTGCAGACGATTATTGCGGGGCTTGGCGAGGGCATCATTCTTATTGATCCCCAGGACGGTATCGTCTGGGCGAACGAGAGTGCGCTTGCACTTCACAATGTCTCGGAACTCTTGGAGCTTGGTGTATCCGCGGCCGATTATCGTGAGCGTTTCGAGCTGAAATACCGGAACAACCACGTTTTGGGTGCGGACCAGTATCCCGTCGATCGCCTCCAGGCGGGAGAGGAATTTCGTGACGTGATTGTCGAACTGGGACGGACGTCTTCAGGCGCGACAGAAGATCGACGACGGGTTTTGCAGTTTCGCGGCTTTGCCCTTCCCGACGCGAAGGGCAACCCGGAGTCATACGTTCTGGTTATCGAGAACGTTACTGAGAAGATCAGCGCCGAAGACCGGTTCGAGCGGACATTTGCGGCCAATCCCGCGCCGGCGATCATCTGCCGCTTGTCCGATCTGCGTTATGTCAGGGTCAATGCGGGCTTTTTGGCGATGGCGAGCTATAGCCGGGACGACCTCATCGGTCGGTCCGCCTATGAGTTCGACGTTTTGGAGAACGCGGAAAAGAAGGATGTCGCGCTCGCCAGTCTTCGCGACGGCCGGACTATTCCGCAAATGGAATCGACGGTTCGACTTCCCGACGGAAAAACCAAAGCCGTCATCGTTGCCGGCCAGCCGATCGAGATCGGTGAAGAGAAATGCATGCTCTTCACCTTCATCGACATGGAGCCTCGCAAGCATATGGAGGACGCTCTGCGCCAGAGCGAGGAGCGCTTCGCCCGGTCGTTCAGGCTGACGCCGATTCCAACGATGCTGTCGACACGGGACGGCTTGCGCATTTTGGATGTCAACGACGCCTTCAAGACTGTGCTCGGCTATGAACCGGCAGAGGTGATCGGGCGAACGAGCGCCGAACTGCCGATCTGGGTGGACAAGGCCGCGCGCAAGCACCTCGAAAGTGAGATCCAGGCGTCCGGCAGCTTACGCAAGGTCGAGGTGCAACTGCGCACGCCCCACGATGAAGTGCTCGACTGCCTCATCTCCGCAGAGACGGTCAGCATTCAGGACGAGGAATGCGTCCTGACGGTCATCCAGGACATCACCGAGCGCAAGCGCTCGGAAGAGGAGCTTATCGCGGCGATCGAGGCCGTGATGCAGGACACCTCCTGGTTCAGCCGGACGATCATCGAGAAGCTCGCTCTTCTTCGTCGCCCTGGCTCGTCAGGCAAGCCGGAAGCAAGTCTATCTGATTTGACCCCGCGGGAACTCGAGGTACTCGGGCTCATGTGTCAGGGGCTCACCAATGCGGCGATCGTGAAGAAACTGGGTGTGACGCAGAATACCGTACGCAATCACATCGCTCGAATCTACGTGAAGATCGATGTGCATGACAGGGCAGGCGCTGTCGTGTGGGCGCGCGAGCGCGGCTTTACTGGAAACCACAAACCAGGCCCGGTGCGGCCGGGGCCGCGCTGA
- a CDS encoding sensor histidine kinase: MRQAQELKENRLGLSDRYDVAVTSAAPAFDEIVGLATEVCDAPVATIHFVDEGDQWIQAATSLRDEDSADPGSICALAQPSDEVIVVRDLVTDARFRNYLRTHPASSVRFYAAASLVAPDGTYVGALCVLDRQPRDLSDKQRSLLKALARRVITELELRRSLEAERVARRDAEQLLMEKDRLLAQNHVLMQEVDHRVKNSLQLVSSMLTLQARRLTNIEAALAIKEAQRRIASVAAAHDQLYRASGSDRVDMSVFLEGICGALAAHRPSNVDGIEVRAQPIEFGSKRAMKTGMLVAELVMNGLKHAYPADRHGSIRVELWSTGSIARLTVSDDGVGLPSDFNNEDSPGLGMRLIRSIVDQFGGTLRVEAGHGARVVVDIPKNGANAG, translated from the coding sequence GTGCGGCAAGCTCAAGAATTGAAAGAAAATCGTCTCGGCCTTTCGGATCGTTATGATGTCGCGGTTACTTCGGCTGCGCCGGCATTCGACGAAATCGTCGGGTTGGCGACAGAAGTGTGCGACGCGCCCGTCGCCACGATCCATTTTGTCGATGAGGGTGATCAGTGGATTCAGGCGGCTACCAGCCTGCGCGACGAGGATAGCGCCGATCCAGGCAGTATTTGCGCGTTAGCGCAGCCCTCAGATGAGGTCATCGTCGTTCGGGACCTCGTAACGGATGCGCGGTTCAGGAACTATCTGCGAACGCACCCGGCAAGCTCGGTGCGCTTTTACGCGGCGGCTTCACTTGTTGCTCCGGACGGGACCTATGTCGGTGCCCTTTGCGTGCTCGATCGGCAGCCGCGCGATCTGAGCGACAAGCAGCGGTCTCTGTTGAAGGCGTTGGCCCGCCGTGTGATCACCGAGCTCGAGCTGCGGCGGTCGCTTGAAGCCGAGCGCGTGGCGCGTCGTGATGCGGAACAGCTCTTGATGGAAAAGGATCGGCTGCTGGCGCAGAACCATGTGCTCATGCAGGAAGTCGATCACCGGGTGAAGAACTCGCTGCAATTGGTGTCGAGCATGCTGACGCTGCAAGCACGCCGGCTCACCAACATCGAGGCTGCGCTTGCGATCAAGGAAGCACAGCGCCGAATTGCAAGCGTCGCGGCCGCGCATGACCAACTCTATCGAGCCTCAGGCAGCGACAGGGTCGACATGTCGGTGTTCCTTGAGGGCATTTGTGGAGCGCTCGCAGCTCACCGGCCGAGCAATGTCGATGGCATTGAAGTCCGTGCTCAACCGATCGAATTTGGTTCGAAGCGGGCGATGAAGACGGGAATGCTCGTCGCCGAGCTCGTGATGAACGGCTTGAAGCACGCTTATCCGGCAGATCGCCACGGCAGCATCAGAGTCGAGCTCTGGTCAACGGGGTCGATCGCTCGCCTGACGGTGAGCGATGATGGCGTTGGCCTACCGAGCGACTTCAACAACGAAGACAGCCCCGGACTCGGCATGCGCCTGATCCGGTCAATCGTCGATCAGTTTGGAGGGACGCTTAGGGTCGAGGCGGGGCATGGTGCTCGTGTGGTGGTCGATATCCCGAAGAACGGCGCGAATGCTGGGTAG
- the bioB gene encoding biotin synthase BioB, protein MTDDSSIRHDWTVEEIEALHELPLLELIGRASTVHRLHHDPNRVQKASLLSIKTGGCPEDCAYCPQSAHHREVELTRDRLMDPQKVVALAATAKAAGAERFCMGAAWRQVRDGKEFDAVIEMVEGVRALGMEACVTLGMLKPHQAARLAAAGLTAYNHNLDTSPEFYSRIITTRTYQDRLETLATVRAAGIELCCGGIIGMGESGRDRAAMLQVLANFDPHPESVPINALVPVSGTPLAARPRIDPLELVRMVATARLVMPASVVRLSAGRAALSREAQILCLVAGANSIFYGDTLLTTPNAGLGEDAGLLAAIGVQRHADVSVSSA, encoded by the coding sequence ATGACCGACGACAGTAGCATCCGGCACGACTGGACCGTCGAGGAAATCGAAGCGTTGCATGAGCTGCCGCTCCTAGAGCTGATCGGCCGCGCCAGCACCGTCCACCGCCTCCACCACGATCCCAACAGGGTCCAAAAGGCGAGTCTGCTCTCGATCAAGACCGGGGGATGCCCTGAAGATTGCGCCTATTGCCCGCAATCGGCCCATCACCGCGAAGTCGAACTCACCCGCGACAGGCTGATGGACCCGCAAAAGGTCGTCGCTTTGGCGGCGACTGCCAAGGCGGCAGGGGCGGAGCGGTTCTGCATGGGAGCCGCCTGGCGTCAGGTGCGCGACGGCAAGGAATTCGATGCCGTCATCGAGATGGTCGAGGGCGTCAGAGCCCTCGGTATGGAAGCTTGCGTGACGCTCGGCATGCTCAAGCCCCACCAGGCCGCGCGCCTCGCGGCGGCGGGGCTGACAGCCTACAACCACAATCTCGACACCAGTCCCGAGTTCTACAGCCGCATCATCACAACCCGCACCTATCAGGACCGGCTTGAAACACTGGCGACGGTGCGCGCGGCCGGCATTGAGCTCTGCTGCGGGGGCATTATAGGGATGGGCGAGAGCGGGCGAGACCGCGCCGCCATGCTCCAGGTTCTCGCCAATTTCGATCCTCACCCGGAGAGCGTACCAATCAACGCGCTCGTGCCGGTGAGCGGTACGCCGCTCGCCGCGCGGCCGCGGATCGACCCGCTGGAACTTGTGCGCATGGTGGCAACAGCCCGGCTCGTTATGCCGGCTTCTGTCGTGAGGCTTTCGGCCGGACGCGCCGCCCTGAGCCGGGAAGCGCAGATCCTTTGCCTTGTCGCCGGGGCAAATTCGATCTTCTATGGCGATACACTGCTGACGACGCCCAACGCCGGTCTCGGCGAAGACGCAGGGCTGCTAGCGGCGATAGGTGTGCAGCGGCACGCGGACGTGTCGGTCTCCAGTGCGTGA
- a CDS encoding biotin transporter BioY: MVAAAARLVEHRAQIARTCFIVLAGVALMTLAAKIQVPFWPVPMTLHTLAVMAFTVYFGPRIAVSIFLAYLVAGALGFPVFSGSPERGIGLAYMVGPTGGYLAGYLIASWLVGWLASGKRLLGRLAAMLIGISVVYAFGVAWLALYIPAAQLLAVGVLPFLLGDLVKIVVVAVGFGLLPAPLREASQ, from the coding sequence ATGGTCGCCGCTGCCGCAAGGCTTGTCGAGCATCGGGCACAAATAGCCCGAACCTGTTTCATCGTTCTCGCCGGCGTCGCCCTGATGACGTTGGCCGCAAAAATCCAGGTTCCGTTCTGGCCGGTTCCCATGACGCTCCACACCTTGGCGGTCATGGCATTTACCGTCTATTTCGGTCCCCGTATCGCCGTGTCGATCTTCCTCGCTTATCTCGTCGCCGGCGCCCTTGGGTTTCCCGTTTTCTCCGGATCGCCGGAACGGGGCATCGGTCTTGCCTATATGGTTGGCCCGACGGGCGGTTATCTCGCTGGCTACCTCATTGCATCCTGGTTGGTGGGATGGCTGGCGTCCGGCAAGAGGCTACTCGGGCGTCTTGCTGCGATGCTGATCGGTATCTCCGTGGTCTATGCATTCGGCGTCGCGTGGCTCGCGCTCTATATCCCGGCCGCTCAACTTCTCGCCGTTGGCGTTCTGCCTTTCCTTCTCGGCGATCTGGTCAAGATCGTCGTTGTCGCTGTCGGATTCGGCCTGCTTCCTGCACCGCTGCGGGAGGCCTCGCAATGA